The following proteins are encoded in a genomic region of Mycobacterium kiyosense:
- a CDS encoding transcriptional regulator, which produces MRYPQPVAQLAFRRARTAENKRQRAAALVEAARSLALETGVASVTLTAVASRAGIHYSAVRRYFTSHKEVLLQLAVEGWARWSTTVCEKLAEPGEMTPARVAETLANGLASDPLFCDLLANLHLHLEHEVQIERVVENRRAISAAAIALAGAVEQALPDLGRSGAFDMLIAAYSLAAAFWQIANPPERLSDVYAEEPGALPPEWNIDFDSALTRVLTATCIGSLAGSR; this is translated from the coding sequence GTGCGTTATCCTCAGCCGGTGGCGCAACTCGCTTTCCGACGCGCCCGCACCGCGGAGAACAAGCGCCAACGTGCGGCGGCACTCGTCGAAGCCGCGCGCTCGCTGGCCCTCGAGACAGGAGTCGCCTCCGTCACGCTGACGGCCGTGGCCAGTCGGGCCGGCATCCACTACTCCGCGGTGCGCCGATACTTCACCTCGCATAAAGAGGTGTTGCTGCAGCTGGCCGTCGAAGGCTGGGCGCGGTGGTCCACAACGGTGTGCGAGAAATTGGCCGAGCCCGGCGAGATGACGCCCGCGCGGGTCGCCGAGACGCTGGCCAACGGATTGGCCAGCGACCCGCTGTTCTGCGACCTGCTGGCCAACCTGCACCTGCACCTCGAGCACGAAGTCCAGATCGAGCGGGTCGTGGAGAACAGGCGGGCCATCTCGGCCGCGGCGATCGCGCTGGCCGGCGCCGTCGAGCAGGCCCTGCCCGACCTCGGGCGCTCCGGGGCCTTCGACATGCTGATCGCCGCCTACTCGCTGGCCGCGGCGTTCTGGCAGATCGCCAATCCGCCCGAGCGGCTCTCCGACGTCTACGCCGAAGAGCCCGGGGCGCTTCCGCCGGAATGGAACATCGACTTCGATTCCGCGCTCACCCGGGTCCTCACCGCGACTTGCATCGGTTCGCTCGCGGGGTCCCGATGA
- a CDS encoding arylsulfatase — MIWGDDIGITNLSCYSDGLMGYRTPNIDRIATEGMRFTDSYGEQSCTAGRAAFISGQSVYRTGMSKVGAPGFDIGWAAEDPTIAELLKPLGYATGQFGKNHFGDLNKYLPTVHGFDEFFGNLYHLNAEEEPEQYDYPHAAEFPRLYQAALPRGVLNCRATDTVSTEPDHPKFGPVGKQTIEDTGPLNTKRMETVDDEITARTVDYIKRQNDSGTPFFVWMNTTHMHLYTHPKPESRGQAGLWQSAYHDTMIDHDRNIGQVLDCLDELGIAEDTIVLYSTDNGPHRNSSPDCGTTPFRSEKNTNWEGAFRVPEMIRWPGKIKAGSVSNEIIQHHDWLPTLLAAAGDPDISEKLRAGYRVTLQGEEKEFRVHIDGLNLLPYLTGEVETSPRRGFFYFSDDGDLIAMRFESWKAVFMEQRLPGTMGIWAEPFIALRMPKLFNLRTDPFEYADITSNTYYDWLIHHAYFIFYMIAMATKFLETFKEFPPRHPPASFTIDQAVEKLNQYLAAD; from the coding sequence GTGATCTGGGGTGACGACATCGGGATCACCAACCTGAGTTGCTACAGCGACGGCCTGATGGGCTATCGCACGCCCAACATCGACCGCATCGCCACCGAGGGCATGCGCTTCACCGACTCCTACGGTGAACAGAGCTGCACGGCGGGGCGGGCGGCGTTCATCAGCGGGCAGAGCGTCTACCGCACCGGGATGAGCAAGGTCGGCGCGCCCGGGTTCGACATCGGTTGGGCCGCAGAGGATCCCACCATCGCAGAGTTGCTCAAGCCGCTAGGCTACGCCACCGGCCAGTTCGGCAAGAACCACTTCGGCGACCTGAACAAGTACCTGCCGACGGTGCACGGGTTCGACGAGTTCTTCGGCAACCTGTACCACCTCAACGCAGAGGAGGAGCCCGAGCAGTACGACTACCCGCACGCCGCCGAGTTCCCTCGTCTCTACCAAGCGGCGCTGCCCCGCGGGGTGCTGAATTGCCGGGCCACCGACACGGTGTCCACCGAGCCCGACCACCCGAAATTCGGGCCGGTCGGCAAGCAGACCATCGAGGACACCGGGCCGCTGAACACCAAGCGGATGGAAACCGTCGACGACGAGATCACCGCCCGCACCGTCGACTACATCAAACGTCAAAATGATTCGGGCACACCGTTTTTCGTGTGGATGAACACCACCCACATGCATCTGTACACGCACCCCAAACCGGAGAGCCGAGGCCAGGCCGGACTGTGGCAGTCGGCCTACCACGACACCATGATCGACCATGACCGCAACATCGGTCAGGTGCTGGACTGTCTCGACGAACTCGGCATCGCCGAAGACACCATCGTCCTCTACTCCACCGACAACGGGCCGCACCGCAACAGCTCGCCCGACTGCGGGACCACGCCGTTCCGCAGCGAGAAGAACACCAACTGGGAGGGCGCCTTCCGGGTGCCGGAGATGATCCGCTGGCCCGGCAAGATCAAGGCGGGATCGGTATCGAACGAGATCATCCAGCACCACGACTGGTTGCCGACGCTGCTGGCCGCCGCCGGCGATCCCGACATCAGCGAAAAGCTCAGAGCGGGCTACCGGGTGACGCTGCAGGGTGAGGAGAAGGAATTCCGCGTCCACATCGACGGTCTCAACCTGCTGCCGTACCTCACCGGCGAAGTCGAGACCAGCCCGCGGCGCGGGTTCTTCTACTTCTCCGACGACGGCGACCTGATCGCGATGCGGTTCGAGAGCTGGAAAGCGGTGTTCATGGAGCAGCGCCTGCCGGGCACCATGGGGATCTGGGCCGAACCGTTCATCGCGCTGCGGATGCCGAAGCTGTTCAACCTGCGCACCGATCCCTTCGAGTACGCCGACATCACGTCGAACACGTATTACGACTGGCTGATTCACCACGCGTATTTCATCTTCTACATGATCGCGATGGCCACCAAGTTCCTCGAAACGTTCAAAGAGTTCCCGCCCCGGCACCCGCCGGCCAGCTTCACCATCGATCAGGCCGTCGAAAAGCTCAATCAGTACCTGGCCGCCGACTAG
- a CDS encoding hypothetical protein (frameshifted, insertion at around 805880): MSETTEAPPPPRVEQPLIPPFLPRMIHRLALPIVLVWLGIVFITNTVAPQLEVVAKTHSVSMSPTDAASFQSMMRVGSTFKEFDSDNSAMILLEGDKPLGAEAHKYYDEIVRRIEQDKKHVQHVQDFWSDPLTAAGSQSHDQKAAYVQVYLAGNMGSGQASESSEAVRKIVDSVPAPPGNQGLRHRRGSAVRRSIPRG, translated from the coding sequence GTGAGCGAGACCACCGAGGCTCCGCCTCCGCCGCGCGTCGAGCAACCGCTGATCCCGCCGTTCCTGCCGCGAATGATCCACCGGCTGGCGCTGCCGATCGTGCTCGTCTGGCTGGGCATCGTCTTCATCACCAACACCGTGGCCCCGCAGCTGGAAGTCGTCGCCAAGACGCACTCGGTGTCGATGAGTCCGACCGACGCAGCGTCCTTCCAGTCGATGATGCGCGTCGGGTCGACGTTCAAAGAGTTCGATTCCGACAACTCGGCCATGATCCTGCTGGAGGGCGACAAGCCGCTCGGCGCCGAGGCGCACAAGTACTACGACGAGATCGTCCGGCGCATCGAGCAAGACAAGAAACACGTTCAGCACGTCCAGGATTTCTGGAGCGATCCGCTGACCGCCGCGGGCTCCCAGAGCCACGACCAGAAGGCCGCATACGTTCAGGTCTACCTCGCCGGCAACATGGGCAGCGGCCAGGCGAGCGAGTCTTCCGAGGCCGTCCGCAAGATCGTGGACTCGGTGCCCGCGCCCCCCGGGAATCAAGGCCTACGTCACCGGCGCGGGTCCGCTGTTCGCCGATCAATCCCACGCGGGTGA
- a CDS encoding putative transport accessory protein MmpS4: MWIPLVVMVVVAVGAFIVYRVHGYFGSEKRPSYADSNLQNPEPFNPKRITYEVFGPPGTVADISYFDVNSDPQRVDGARLPWSLHISTTKAAMVSNLVAQGDSDSIGCRILVDDVVKAERISNSVNAFTFCLVKSA; the protein is encoded by the coding sequence GTGTGGATCCCGTTGGTCGTCATGGTGGTGGTGGCCGTCGGCGCCTTCATCGTGTACCGCGTGCACGGTTACTTCGGCTCGGAAAAGCGGCCGTCCTACGCGGACAGCAACCTGCAGAATCCCGAGCCGTTCAACCCCAAACGCATCACCTACGAGGTGTTCGGACCGCCGGGTACCGTCGCGGACATCAGTTATTTCGACGTCAACTCCGACCCACAACGCGTCGACGGGGCGCGGCTGCCGTGGTCGCTACACATCAGCACCACCAAGGCGGCGATGGTGAGTAACCTTGTGGCACAAGGCGATAGCGACAGCATCGGCTGCCGGATCCTGGTCGACGACGTGGTCAAGGCCGAGCGGATATCCAACTCGGTCAACGCCTTCACCTTCTGCCTGGTGAAGTCCGCGTGA
- the mmpS6_1 gene encoding membrane protein, producing MTTTEPRTDPAAAPESADGRNATATRQGAERRGGLWSLVTRFWLILTVLAVVALSGFVVHRLHGVFGVRSGSFGGGSSGDVIDQFNPKTITLEVWGAPGSTATINYLDENSHPQQALNVPLPWRTELKSTKPGIPANLMAQGTGSWIACRFLVNNNDGRGDVVKAPNHSPPDQTVNAFVYCLDKSA from the coding sequence ATGACGACGACCGAGCCAAGGACCGACCCGGCGGCGGCTCCGGAGTCGGCTGACGGCAGGAACGCCACCGCGACTCGCCAGGGGGCCGAGCGGCGCGGAGGTCTGTGGAGCCTCGTCACCCGGTTCTGGCTCATCCTCACCGTGCTGGCCGTCGTCGCGCTGTCGGGATTCGTCGTCCACCGCCTGCACGGCGTCTTCGGCGTTCGCAGCGGTTCGTTCGGTGGCGGCTCATCCGGAGACGTCATCGACCAGTTCAACCCCAAGACAATCACGCTCGAGGTCTGGGGTGCACCGGGCAGCACCGCCACCATCAACTACCTCGACGAAAACTCCCATCCCCAGCAGGCTCTTAACGTGCCCCTTCCGTGGAGGACAGAATTGAAGTCAACCAAGCCCGGAATCCCGGCCAACCTGATGGCGCAGGGAACCGGCAGCTGGATCGCCTGCCGGTTCCTGGTCAACAACAACGACGGGCGCGGTGACGTCGTCAAGGCGCCGAATCATTCGCCGCCCGACCAAACGGTGAATGCCTTCGTCTACTGCTTGGACAAGTCGGCGTGA
- a CDS encoding acid phosphatase — translation MLDSWNDGPAKEAITDFVRRVATPDGPDFVAPEGRVAVFDNDGTLWCEKPAYIQLDFLVRRLAEQASADEGRSLRDTQPYRAAVDGDLAWFDDAVTKHYRGDDSALSVLAETILRAFEGFTVEEHAERVRRFFADAMHPSLNRPYRACGYAPMVELLRFLEANAFATYIVSGGGRDFMRPVTPQLYGLAPERVIGSSVGLDYRDGQLRTTSRPEFLDDGPVKPVRIWGRTGRRPILAVGNSNGDIEMLEYAHGSRPALCMLVCHDDADREFAYAAGAERAGDLAREKGWTVVSMRGDWRTVFGD, via the coding sequence ATGCTGGACTCCTGGAACGACGGTCCTGCGAAGGAGGCGATCACCGACTTCGTCCGGCGCGTCGCCACGCCGGACGGGCCCGACTTCGTGGCACCCGAGGGGCGGGTGGCGGTGTTCGACAACGACGGCACGCTGTGGTGCGAGAAGCCGGCCTATATTCAGCTTGATTTCCTGGTGCGCCGCCTGGCTGAGCAGGCGTCAGCCGACGAGGGTCGCTCGCTGCGCGACACTCAGCCCTACCGGGCCGCCGTCGACGGCGACCTGGCCTGGTTCGACGACGCCGTCACCAAGCACTACCGCGGCGACGATTCGGCGCTATCGGTGCTTGCCGAAACCATCCTGAGGGCTTTTGAGGGATTCACCGTCGAAGAGCACGCCGAACGGGTACGGCGATTCTTCGCCGATGCCATGCACCCCAGCCTGAACCGCCCGTACCGCGCGTGCGGATATGCGCCGATGGTGGAGTTGCTGCGTTTCCTGGAGGCCAATGCGTTCGCCACCTACATCGTCTCGGGCGGCGGGCGCGACTTCATGCGACCGGTGACGCCGCAGCTGTACGGATTGGCGCCCGAGCGAGTGATCGGCAGTTCGGTGGGTCTGGACTACCGGGACGGTCAGTTGCGGACGACGTCGCGGCCGGAATTCTTAGATGACGGCCCGGTCAAGCCGGTGCGGATCTGGGGACGCACCGGCCGGCGCCCGATCCTGGCGGTGGGAAACTCCAACGGCGACATCGAAATGCTCGAGTACGCGCACGGGAGCAGGCCGGCTCTGTGCATGCTGGTCTGCCACGACGACGCCGACCGCGAATTCGCCTACGCCGCGGGTGCGGAGCGTGCCGGGGACCTGGCCAGGGAGAAGGGATGGACCGTGGTCAGCATGCGCGGCGACTGGCGCACCGTCTTCGGCGACTGA
- the mmpL6_1 gene encoding membrane protein (frameshifted, insertion at around 805880), translating into MVTLITLVVIVVMLLFVYRSVSTVAIMLAIVFIELAAARGVVATLGNYGIMGLSTFANNMLVLVAIAAGTDYAIFVVGRYHEARGLGESREEAFYTMFHSTAHVVLGSGLTIAGAMYCLSFCRLPYFESLGVPCAVGILVAVLAALTLGPAMLTVASFFKLMDPKRKLQTRGWRRIGTAVVRWPAPVLAVTIAVALVGLLALPGYKTDYDNRHYLPSDTPAQIGYAAADRHFDQARLNPELLMIETDHDLRNSADFLVLDKVAKAVFHVPGIGRVQTITRPLGTPLDHSTLGFQMSAQAAGRIQTQHYQEQQANNLLSQADELRKTMATLHQQMQVTQDLSNTTHETTRLTKETVQITEKLRDDIATFDDFFRPIRSYFYWEKHCYDIPICWALRSIFNALDGIDQVAQNIVALSANLDKLDQIQPQLVALIPPQIESQQRNLDTIMSNYATTAGLNDQARAQSDNATAQGDAFDRARNDDTFYLPPEAFQSPDFARGLKQFISPDGHAVRLIISHEGDPATPEGINLIQPIQRAVHEAIKGTPWEGAKVYLGGTAATYKDMHDGSNIDLMIAGISAATLIFIIMLIITRSVVAAFVIVGTVLLSLGASFGLSVLLWQYILGFKLHWMVLAMAIILLLAVGSDYNLLLISRFKEEIRAGLKTGTIRAMAGSGSVVTSAGLVFAATMATFMFSPLRVMAQVGTTIALGLLFDTLIVRSFMTPALATLLGRWFWWPQHVRPRPASTMLRPYGPRRAVRELILNDVDEHPPGGLVQKR; encoded by the coding sequence GTGGTCACCCTCATCACCCTGGTGGTGATCGTGGTGATGCTGCTGTTCGTTTACCGGTCGGTGAGCACGGTTGCGATCATGCTGGCCATCGTGTTCATCGAGCTCGCCGCGGCCCGCGGCGTCGTCGCGACGCTGGGCAACTACGGGATCATGGGGCTGTCGACCTTCGCCAACAACATGCTGGTGCTGGTGGCGATCGCCGCGGGAACGGACTACGCGATCTTCGTCGTCGGCCGCTACCACGAGGCCCGTGGTCTGGGCGAATCCCGCGAAGAAGCGTTCTACACCATGTTCCACAGCACGGCGCATGTGGTGCTGGGATCCGGCCTGACGATCGCCGGCGCGATGTACTGTCTGAGCTTCTGCCGGCTGCCGTACTTCGAGTCGCTGGGGGTGCCGTGTGCCGTCGGCATTCTGGTGGCCGTTCTCGCGGCGCTGACCCTGGGTCCCGCGATGCTGACGGTGGCGTCGTTCTTCAAGCTGATGGATCCCAAACGCAAGCTGCAGACCCGGGGCTGGCGCCGCATCGGCACCGCAGTAGTCCGCTGGCCCGCACCGGTTCTCGCGGTGACGATCGCGGTTGCGCTGGTAGGTCTGCTCGCCCTGCCCGGGTACAAGACGGACTACGACAACCGGCACTATCTGCCGTCGGACACCCCGGCCCAGATCGGCTATGCGGCCGCCGACCGGCACTTCGACCAGGCTCGGCTCAATCCTGAGCTACTGATGATCGAAACCGATCACGACCTGCGCAACTCGGCCGACTTCCTGGTCCTGGACAAGGTCGCCAAGGCGGTTTTCCACGTCCCGGGCATCGGCCGCGTGCAGACCATCACCCGGCCGCTGGGCACCCCACTGGACCACAGCACCCTCGGTTTTCAGATGAGCGCTCAAGCCGCCGGACGCATCCAGACCCAGCACTATCAGGAGCAACAGGCGAACAATCTGCTCAGCCAGGCCGACGAGCTGCGCAAGACGATGGCAACCCTGCATCAGCAGATGCAGGTCACCCAGGACCTGAGCAATACGACGCACGAAACCACCCGGCTGACCAAGGAAACGGTGCAGATCACCGAGAAATTGCGCGACGACATCGCCACTTTCGACGACTTCTTCCGGCCGATTCGTAGCTACTTCTACTGGGAGAAACACTGCTACGACATTCCGATCTGCTGGGCGCTGCGGTCCATCTTCAATGCGCTGGACGGGATCGACCAGGTGGCGCAGAACATCGTTGCCCTCAGCGCGAACCTGGACAAGCTGGACCAGATTCAGCCCCAGCTCGTCGCGTTGATACCCCCGCAGATCGAGAGCCAGCAGCGCAATCTCGACACCATCATGTCGAACTATGCGACCACTGCGGGTCTCAACGACCAGGCGAGAGCGCAGTCCGACAACGCCACCGCCCAGGGGGACGCCTTCGACAGGGCGCGCAACGACGACACGTTCTACCTTCCGCCGGAAGCGTTCCAGAGCCCAGACTTCGCGCGGGGTCTCAAACAGTTCATCTCGCCGGACGGGCACGCTGTCCGGTTGATCATCTCCCATGAGGGCGACCCGGCGACGCCCGAAGGCATCAACCTCATCCAGCCGATCCAGCGGGCTGTCCACGAGGCGATCAAAGGCACGCCGTGGGAGGGCGCCAAGGTCTACCTCGGCGGTACCGCCGCCACGTACAAGGACATGCACGACGGGTCCAACATCGACCTGATGATCGCCGGAATATCCGCGGCCACACTGATTTTCATTATCATGCTGATCATCACCCGCAGCGTGGTGGCGGCGTTCGTGATCGTCGGCACCGTGTTGCTGTCGCTGGGCGCCTCGTTCGGTCTCTCGGTGCTGCTGTGGCAGTACATCCTCGGCTTCAAGCTGCACTGGATGGTGCTGGCGATGGCGATCATCCTGCTGCTCGCGGTCGGCTCGGACTACAACCTGTTGCTGATATCGCGGTTCAAGGAGGAAATCCGCGCCGGGCTGAAAACGGGGACGATCCGCGCGATGGCCGGCTCGGGCTCGGTGGTGACCTCGGCAGGTCTGGTGTTCGCCGCCACCATGGCCACCTTCATGTTCAGTCCGCTGCGGGTGATGGCCCAGGTGGGTACGACGATCGCGCTGGGCCTGTTGTTCGACACCTTGATCGTGCGGTCGTTCATGACACCGGCGCTGGCCACCCTGCTCGGGCGGTGGTTCTGGTGGCCGCAGCACGTGCGCCCGCGCCCGGCCAGCACCATGCTGCGACCGTACGGACCGCGTCGCGCGGTGCGCGAGCTGATTCTCAACGACGTCGACGAGCATCCGCCGGGCGGGCTGGTGCAAAAGCGCTAA